TTCCAACTCTCTGTGCTGCGCCTGAAGCTCCTCAGCCTGTGCCTGTGTTTCCTCCAGAAATTCCTGTAGTTTTTTGCGATTTTGAGAGACAGTGATGGCAATCCCAATATTATGTGAAATGCTATTAAAAAAATCCAACTGTAACGGAGTATAAATCTGCAAAGAGCCAAACTCCATTGCTCCGATCACTTCACTTTCCCTAAAAATAGGTATTGCAATTACATTGCGTGGCCGTGTAGTTCCAATTGCAAAGCTAATTGTTAACTCACTATCAGGAATATCATTGATCAATAGTTGCTTACCCGATTGAACAGCCTGCCCCACAACTCCCTCCCCAAGAAGAAGATTTCTACGCTTATAATCTTCCATTAGCGAATAACTACCCACCAGGCGTAAAGACTTATCTTCTTCAACCAGGTAAAGTGCAGCCACCTGGCTATGTGTGCGCTCAACAATTTCCTCTACAATGTCGTTTGACAGTTGCTTAACACTTTTTTCTCCCACCATTTTATCGTTCAGCGCAGCGATTCCGGATTGCAGCCATTCTTTATCTGCCAATAAAGAAAAAGAGTACTGCAAGGATTCGGCCATTGCGTTTAAAGATCCTGCCAAACTACCCAAACCGTCCTTTTCTTCTTCATCAAGTCGCATCTGGTAGTCTCCATTTGAAATCCTATTGGCAATCCCCTGAATAACAGTTATCCTGTTATCTATTTCTTCATTTTTATGCTGTAACTCTTCTTGTAGTCTTACCCTCGTATTAAAATCAAGCGAAACCTTCCTGTAAAAAAATATTGTAATTAAAATGGCCAGAAAAGCAGCAAACAAAATCAATGAAGGTGTAATATTTGCCAGTTTATTTAAACTAGCCGTCCGCAAATTCAGAACCCTACGCTCCTCCTCCTCCATCATCTTTATCAGATCCCTTGCTCCATCCATGTAAGCTTTCCCACTGATCAGCTCAGCAACACTTACAAAACCACCACGACTTTTTATATCAACGGTATGTTCTAATATCTCCAGCCTTCCCTGGATCATCGCATTTAACTTTTTTACATTCCTTTGCTGTAAGGGATTGCCTTCAGTTTCTACAGCAATTTTATCTAACAATCCTAAAGCAACTTCCTTCGCGCCTTGATAAGGTTCTAAAAAATCTTTTCTCCCTGTCAATAAATAGCCCCGTTGTCCTGATTCAGCATCTTTTAAGGTGGACATAATATCCTCCAGCTTAAACATAACACTATTACTTTCGGAAACCATCTCAGCACTTTTAATCAGGCCTCTTATACTGAGAAAAGAAGCTAAAGAAGTTATAAAAAGGATCAACAATGACAATCCCAGACCAATCCGCAGATTATTTTTGATGGTTTTCTTACTCATACGACTTATTATTATGTTACTCCGTTTCAGGAATGGCCATTAAAGGCAAGGTAAAATAAAATTCCGACCCTTCACCTAATTTACTTTTTACGCCAACTTCACCACCATGTCTGTTGATAATTTCTGCAGAAATATATAGCCCTATTCCTAATCCTTGAAAATGAATAGCTGTTTCTTCAACCCTATAAAATTTCTCAAATACGTTTTTTTGTAGCTCCGGGGCAATGCCTATTCCAAAATCCCGAACACCAACATATAATTGATCGGCTGTTGTTTCGACTTTCACCTCTATTTTGTTTGTTCCCGGCGAGTATTTAATTGCATTGGTTAAAAAATTAACGATCACCTGCTCAATCCGCATCTCATCAGCATAAATTTCTTTAGGAACATTCCCTTTTCTGCTGATTTTAAACTCAGGATTAGCCTGATGGATAACCTCTATAACAGAATCAAGTAGCGCATCAAATTCAAAATACTTTTTATTGAATTTTAATTTGCCACTCTCTATTTTAGAAATATCCAAAAGATCTGCAATTAACTCATTCAGCTTTTCCAACTGAACCTGAGCTTTAGCCAGATGCTTTTTTACAGTAGGAATATCACCTTTATCTACACTGCGAGCTAACAGCTGTACATACCCTTTTACACTTGTTAGGGGGGTTTTTAGCTCATGGCTTGCTATACTAATGAATTCGTCTTTTTTTCGCTCTGCTCTTTTCCTGAACTCGATCTCATCCAACAAAGCCTTTTGGATTTCGATTAACTTACGGCTTTGTTCATAAATACGATAAAATGTTTTCACCTTTAACAGCAAAATATCCATATCTACCGGCTTCGTGATATAATCCAGCCCACCTGAAGAATATCCCTTGGCAATAAACTTAAGTTCTGTATTTGCTGCGGACAAAAAGATGATTGCCGTTTCTTTAGCTCTACTATAACCAGAAATGGCTTCTGCTACTTCAAATCCATCCATTCCTGGCATCTGAACGTCCAGTATTATCAATACATACTCGTTTTTAAGTACTTTTTTTAAGGCCTCTTCACCGGATGATGCAGTATCAACCTCAAAATTATGTCTCTCCAGAACTCTTTTTAAAGAAATCAAATTCTCGGAGGTATCATCTACAATTAATATCATTATTAAAAATAAATAAGGCTTTTAAATGTTTTGGGTACAGTAAAGGCGTTAGTTTTGCATTAAAGTTATATAAACTTTATAAGTTTAAGCTTATAAACAATCATTTAATTGCAAAAAAGAAATTATAAGCTTGCGGAATTAAAAGTATCCCCTTGCTTAAAATCACCGGTATCAAACCCTTTTTTAAACCAGTACATTCTTTGGGCAGATGTACCGTGGGTAAAGGCATCCGGAATAACCTGCCCCTGAGCCTGCTGTTGAAGTTTATCATCGCCAATCGCATTTGCAGCAGTCAATGCTTCTTCAATATCTCCCTCATCCAATCTAAAATTAGCGAGTTTTTGGACATGATTTGCCCACAGGCCGGCAAAGAAATCAGCCTGTAATTCTAACTTAACAGATAGCTTATTGTATTCTACCTCACTCAACTGAGCTCTGGCACGTTGTACCTGTTCGGAAACCCCAAGTAGATTCTGCACATGATGTCCTACCTCATGCGCAATCACATAAGCCTGCGCAAAATCACCTGCAGCACCAAACCGGTCTTTTAAATCTTTATAAAAAGTGAGATCAATATACACTCTGTGATCTGCAGGGCAATAGAAAGGCCCCACAGCAGAACTTGCATTTCCACAGGCAGATTGGACGCTATTATCAAATAAGGTAAGCACAGGAGGCTCATATACCCTTCCCATCTGCTTAAACTGAGCAATCCAAACTGAATCTGTTGACTCCAGAACGCCGGAAACAAATTTACCTTCAGCATCCACCGGGACACCATGCTTGCCAACAACATTTTGTGCCTGACCTATGGGCAACTGATTAACTAAACCTGTAAAATCCTGTCCAAAAATAAGACCAAGTACCACAACAACAATTGCTGCTCCCCCGCCAAGTACCTTGCCGCCAGACATCCCCCTTCTGTCATCAACATTGCTGCTTCCTTTACCGAACCATTGCATATAAATTCCTTTTAATTTGGTTAATAAAAGGCTGGGACAATTGTTATACCAAAACTAAAAGAAAGTTCAGTTTAATTAAAGGCTGCAATTGCTTTATGGATTCGTTTTGTGGTTTCGACTGCACTAAGAGCTACAGCAATATCAAATACCCCAGGGCCAAACTTACCACCAACAAGCATAATTCTAAAAGGTAACATCAATTCACCAGGTTTAAAATTATGTGCAGCAGCCAGTAACTTGAACTTTTCTTCCAGCTCCACATTGGTCAATCCATCCTTCAGCTCCAAAGCATAGGACTCAAAAAAGCCTGCCTTTTCAGGTGTCCACTTCGGTTTCACCGCATCCAGATCATAGGCAGATGGTGTGATAAAAAAATAAATACTTTGCGCAACAAAATCTGTTAACAGCGTACAGCGATCTTTAATTAGGTCAATTACCTTTTCCAGGTATACATCATCATCCAAAGCCGTGCCCTGAGCATTAAACACTTCTTTTACAAAGGGAAGCAGGTCTTTTGCAGTTGTATGTTTGATCCATTCCTGATTATACCATTTTGCTTTTTCAAAATCAAATTTAGCACCCGCTTTGCTGATTCTTTCGATCGAAAATTTATCGACTAACTCAGTTAATGAAAATATTTCCTGATCAGTTCCATCATTCCAACCAAGCATAGCCAATAGGTTTACAAAAGCTTCAGACATAAAACCAAGCTCCTTAAAACCTTTAGTCAAATCACCCGTTTTAGGGTCTGTCCAGTTTTGTGCATATACCGGAAAGCCTAATCTATCCCCATCCCTTTTGCTGAGCTTTCCATTTCCATCAGGCTTTAAAATCAGAGGTAAATGCACCCATTGAGGCATTTCATCTTCCCAGCCCAGGTATCTCCATAATAAAATATGAATTGGCGCAGAAGGAAGCCACTCCTCACCTCTAAAAACATGACTAATTTCCATCGCTCTGTCATCAGCAACAACAGCCAAATGATAGGTTGGCATTCCATCTGCTTTTAGCAAAACTTTATCATCTACCAGGTTAGTCTCAAAACTAACATGACCTCTGATCAGATCAGTAAAAGAAACAACCTCATTTTCTGGCATTTTTATGCGAACTACGTACGGCGCATTGCTTGCTAATAGTTCATCCACCTCTGCTTGAGTTAAAGTAAGGGAATTTCGCATTTCTCCTCTTGTAGCCAATCCGTAGGTAAAGTTTGGTATTTGTTTTCTTTTGATATCCAGCTCTTCCGGCGTATCAAAAGCATAATAAGCATACCCATCAGCAATTAGCTGATCAGCGTATTGTTTATAAGTAGTTTTTCGTTCGCTTTGACGATAAGGGCCAAAACTCCCTTCACGCTCCGGGCTTTCATCCGGAACAAGACCACACCATTTAAGGCAGGAAACGATATACTCCTCAGCTCCTTCCACAAAACGTGTTTGATCAGTATCCTCAATCCGCAAAATAAATGTACCGTTGTGCTTTTTTGCAAACAGATAATTAAATAAAGCGGTACGTACACCGCCCAAATGCAGGCCGCCGGTTGGGCTCGGGGCGAATCTAACTCTTACTTTCTTTTCCATATTACGAAGTACAAAGATATATTTTTTACTGCGTTACCGTTCTATTGATACATTTTTGAATGCTATTTTGTATTTTGCCTTCATATTCTATGAACCCATACGAGAAAAAACGCCGCTGGAAATTCTTTTTACTGATCTTTGCCATTGTCATCGGCACAGCGTCTGTTGTTTACAGCGACTTCTTCGTAAAAAAAATGGAACGTGAAGAACAGCTTCAATTTCAGCTATATGTAAAAGTAACTGAGCAGTCCCTTGCTATGTATGACGATGATAGATACACCAGTTTAATAGACCTGATCCGAACAAATACCAAGCTCCCTGTAATTATGATCGATTCTGAAGGAGCCATTCTTTCTTATCAGGGGCTAGACTCTACAAAAACGAATTACGAAGTAGAAAAACAACCCAATAAGACCTACGACCCGGCCTATTTTTCTCGTGAACTCCGTAAAATGAAAAAAGAACATCCACCAACACCAATTATCGGATTGGATGGAACCCGCTGGTACATTTATTATAAAGATTCTGCCACTTTAACCCAACTCCGCTACTTCCCTTACATCCAACTGGCTGTAATCGGACTCTTTTTACTTACTGCTTACGTAGCCTTTAGTTCGGCACGGAAAGCGGAACAGGATCAGGTATGGGTAGGTATGGCAAAAGAAACCGCCCATCAGCTAGGCACACCAATATCCTCGCTCATGGCTTGGGTAGAACTGATCAAATCAAGATTTGATGCAGAAGATGATCCACTAATTGCTGAAATGGAGAACGACATTAAACGCCTGGAGGTGATTACTGATCGCTTTTCTAAAATTGGATCTAAACCAATTGTGGAAGATCATGTGGTATTCACTGTCATCTATAATTTCGTTGAATATTTCAAACTTCGAACATCTGATAAAATCGTGTTCCAAATCATAGGAGATGAACAGGTAAGAGCCTTGTTAAATGTCCCCCTATTTGACTGGGTTATAGAAAATCTGCTGAAAAACGCTGCAAACGCTATTGAAAACGAAGGGAATATCACCATAAACATCATCGAAAACTTAACCAAAGAAGAGGTTTTTATAGATGTAACAGACACCGGAAAAGGTATTGCAAGATCCAAATTTGACGCGGTATTTCAACCGGGCTATACTACGCGTAAACGCGGATGGGGCTTAGGCTTATCCCTCACCAAAAGAATCGTGGAGAATTACCATAATGGTCAAATCTTTGTTAAAGATTCTGAGCTCGGTAAAGGCACCACCTTTCGTATCATTTTAAAAAGCAGTATTACTTATGAACCGACCTCAAACACATGAGTATCCCGTATGGGCTGAACAATACATTAGCCTCGTTGAAGGTGACGTATTAGAATTATTAAAAAGGCAGGCTATAGAATTTCCCGACTTTGTGAATGACCTGGTTGAAAAAGCCGACTATGCCTATGCTCCCGGGAAATGGACAATTAAACAACTTATTGGTCATATTATAGACACAGAACGTATTCTCGTATACCGTTTAACTTGCTTTGCGCGGGGAGAAAATCACGCCCTCCCTGGGTTTGAAGAAGACGACTATGTAGCCCACGCACACTTCCAGGACAGGAGCTTATTGAGCCTTTCGGAAGAGTTCTCCCTGCTTAGAAGAGCGAACATGTATTTATTCAACTCCCTTATAGAAAAAGAATTGAATAGAAGTGGAACCGCATCTGAACGGCAAATTACTGTAAGAGCTTTACTCTATGTAATCCCAGGCCACATTATACATCATGTACAAATCATTAAAAGTCGCTATTTATGATCTGGTTTACAGAATTCACACCGGAACAACTAAATGATAGGCCTGCAAATCATATGGGGGCTTTCCTCGATATTAGGTTTACCGAAGTAACTGATGATGCGTTGACCGCAACAATGCCTGTAGACGAGCGTACTCACCAACCTGCTGGAATTTTACATGGCGGAGCTTCTGTAGTATTAGCCGAAACGCTTGGAAGTGTCGCCTCCTACATGTGCATCGATCCTCAAAAATATCAGGCAGTAGGGCTCGAAGTTAATGCCAACCATCTCAGACCTGTAAAATCAGGCTTGGTAACCGGTATTTGTAAACCCCTCCATATTGGTGCTAAAACCCATGTTTGGGAAATCAAGATCTATAATGATAAAGGAAAAATGAATTGCATCAGCAGGCTTACAGTAGCCGTTATTAATAAAGCCTGATTATCTAACCTCTGCCCTTATCCGGCTTAAAGTTACTTGTGTTACGCCCAAATAGGAGGCAATATAGCCCAACTGGATTCTTTGGATCAAGGCCGGATCATTGTTCAGCAATTCCCGATAACGCTCAGCTGCAGTTTTAAATAAGCGTGCAATAAGGCGTTCCTCTGTCTTGATAAGCTCCTGCTCTGCCAGCTTTCTTCCCCAATTCGCAAACTCAACATCCTTCTGGAAAAGAGTTGCCAATGCCGCTGTTTTTATTTCATACAACACACTATGCTCCAATACTTCTACGCTTTCGTAGCCCGGCAAGCCATTGATATAGCTGTTGTAAGAAAATACGATATCCCCCTCCTTGCCAAACCAAAAAGTTATCTGATTTTCCGGTCCTTCACAAAATGCCCGTGCAATTCCTTTCTCAATAAAAAAAAGAGACTTCTCGACACTTTCCGCATGAATGATCCGATGGTTTTTGGGCACCTCTACCCTTTCCATCAAATCCAGCAGTTGATTTAAATGCGACTCTTTTAATGGATAAATGCCTTTTAGTGTATTTAAAACGTTTTGCAATTGGCTAAGGTTTATGTAAAGATAAAGTAGCCCAATGGTTATTTTTTAACATTTGTAAAAAACTTCCTACCTAAATCGAAGTACTTTTGCCTCAAATATTTAAATTATGAGCTGGATTATATTAGTGATTGCTGGTTTTTTTGAGGTCGGTTTTACGACTTGCTTAAAGCTTTCAAACAACTTTAGTAACTTTAGATGGAGCGCCGCGTTTTTTCTGTGCATCACGCTTAGCTTTTTACTACTAAACAAAGCTGTCCAAACTTTACCAATGGGTACGGCTTATGCCGTTTGGACCGGGATAGGTGCAGTAGGGACTGTTCTTGTTGGAATCTTCTTCTTTGATGAGCCTGTTAACTTCTGGAGAATCTTTTTTATTGCCTCTCTGATCGGTTCAATTTTAGGCTTAAAGTTTTTGGCGGGCGGACATTAAGCCCGTTCAAAAACTATTTTATAACAATTGGAAGCTCAACTAAAGTTCGATCCCAGGCAAGAACCATGTTTGTGCCTTGAGGTTGAGCAGTAAATGTAATAGAAAAAGACTCCAGCGGCTTATCTAATGTTTTAACAGGCACATCTACCCTAACAACGTCTTTATTCTGGTCATAAGTAAAAGCGCCCCAACGATCTGTCTGCTTGTTAATGATCAAAGTCCATTTATCTTGATTAGGAATTGCAAATAAACTATAAGAACCGGCTTTAACAGATTTTCCACCAATATTTACACGCTTATAGAATTTGATTTCTGTGGACTCATTGGCTCCAACACGCCACACTTTATCAAATTGCTCCAGCACCCCAAATATTTCACGCCCTTTTTTAGTCGGCCTGGAATAGATTATCTTTATAGATGGGGTTGAATCGTCCTTTGCTTTTGCAGCATTTAAAGGAAAATAGACAATATCAGCAGGACTGGCATCAACAGGAGCAAATTTTGGCTCCTGTGCTTCAGCAACAAAAGTAAACATCGCAAGCACTGCGATAAAACTTAATCTTTTCATCAGAAGATGTCTTAAATTAATATAATTTAAGATTAATAATGACGGCCTTTAACTATTCCGTTTAAGAAAATCGCGCCGAATATAAACCCTATAATCCCTCCTAACACAGCTCCACCAAAACTACCCGATATAATTATAGCAGTTAAAACACCAAAAAACAGGCCCATAACATAATAAACCCAATCAAAACTATTGTTCTCTTCTTTAATCATTATACTAATTCTTAGGCTTCAAAGATATTGATTTATTTTATCTGTAAACAAATATTGCCCTTTTATTTCCCTAGCAAATCATTAACCGTTACCAGCTTATAGCCCTTTTCTTTTAAATAAGTAATCAAATCATCTAATTTATTGTAAAACTTGTCCGTTCTTCTTGGATCGGTACCGGCATGAAGCAGCAGTAAAAAACCATTCAGCCCCTGATGATTTTCGAAACTGATGATAGACTTATAAATCTCCTGATTTCCAACATAGCGTTTACCCATTTCCGGGTAAGTATAATCCGCATTGGAACGCGTTCCAGGTGTAAAATTAATCAGCGTTAACCCAGCATCAGCTGTCCAGTCAGCAACCCTCTGATTGTACCATTCATACGGAGGCAAAAAGAAAGGCGCATTGCGTTTAT
This is a stretch of genomic DNA from Candidatus Pedobacter colombiensis. It encodes these proteins:
- a CDS encoding hybrid sensor histidine kinase/response regulator, coding for MILIVDDTSENLISLKRVLERHNFEVDTASSGEEALKKVLKNEYVLIILDVQMPGMDGFEVAEAISGYSRAKETAIIFLSAANTELKFIAKGYSSGGLDYITKPVDMDILLLKVKTFYRIYEQSRKLIEIQKALLDEIEFRKRAERKKDEFISIASHELKTPLTSVKGYVQLLARSVDKGDIPTVKKHLAKAQVQLEKLNELIADLLDISKIESGKLKFNKKYFEFDALLDSVIEVIHQANPEFKISRKGNVPKEIYADEMRIEQVIVNFLTNAIKYSPGTNKIEVKVETTADQLYVGVRDFGIGIAPELQKNVFEKFYRVEETAIHFQGLGIGLYISAEIINRHGGEVGVKSKLGEGSEFYFTLPLMAIPETE
- a CDS encoding neutral zinc metallopeptidase, which translates into the protein MQWFGKGSSNVDDRRGMSGGKVLGGGAAIVVVVLGLIFGQDFTGLVNQLPIGQAQNVVGKHGVPVDAEGKFVSGVLESTDSVWIAQFKQMGRVYEPPVLTLFDNSVQSACGNASSAVGPFYCPADHRVYIDLTFYKDLKDRFGAAGDFAQAYVIAHEVGHHVQNLLGVSEQVQRARAQLSEVEYNKLSVKLELQADFFAGLWANHVQKLANFRLDEGDIEEALTAANAIGDDKLQQQAQGQVIPDAFTHGTSAQRMYWFKKGFDTGDFKQGDTFNSASL
- the gltX gene encoding glutamate--tRNA ligase, with protein sequence MEKKVRVRFAPSPTGGLHLGGVRTALFNYLFAKKHNGTFILRIEDTDQTRFVEGAEEYIVSCLKWCGLVPDESPEREGSFGPYRQSERKTTYKQYADQLIADGYAYYAFDTPEELDIKRKQIPNFTYGLATRGEMRNSLTLTQAEVDELLASNAPYVVRIKMPENEVVSFTDLIRGHVSFETNLVDDKVLLKADGMPTYHLAVVADDRAMEISHVFRGEEWLPSAPIHILLWRYLGWEDEMPQWVHLPLILKPDGNGKLSKRDGDRLGFPVYAQNWTDPKTGDLTKGFKELGFMSEAFVNLLAMLGWNDGTDQEIFSLTELVDKFSIERISKAGAKFDFEKAKWYNQEWIKHTTAKDLLPFVKEVFNAQGTALDDDVYLEKVIDLIKDRCTLLTDFVAQSIYFFITPSAYDLDAVKPKWTPEKAGFFESYALELKDGLTNVELEEKFKLLAAAHNFKPGELMLPFRIMLVGGKFGPGVFDIAVALSAVETTKRIHKAIAAFN
- a CDS encoding HAMP domain-containing sensor histidine kinase yields the protein MNPYEKKRRWKFFLLIFAIVIGTASVVYSDFFVKKMEREEQLQFQLYVKVTEQSLAMYDDDRYTSLIDLIRTNTKLPVIMIDSEGAILSYQGLDSTKTNYEVEKQPNKTYDPAYFSRELRKMKKEHPPTPIIGLDGTRWYIYYKDSATLTQLRYFPYIQLAVIGLFLLTAYVAFSSARKAEQDQVWVGMAKETAHQLGTPISSLMAWVELIKSRFDAEDDPLIAEMENDIKRLEVITDRFSKIGSKPIVEDHVVFTVIYNFVEYFKLRTSDKIVFQIIGDEQVRALLNVPLFDWVIENLLKNAANAIENEGNITINIIENLTKEEVFIDVTDTGKGIARSKFDAVFQPGYTTRKRGWGLGLSLTKRIVENYHNGQIFVKDSELGKGTTFRIILKSSITYEPTSNT
- a CDS encoding DinB family protein, giving the protein MNRPQTHEYPVWAEQYISLVEGDVLELLKRQAIEFPDFVNDLVEKADYAYAPGKWTIKQLIGHIIDTERILVYRLTCFARGENHALPGFEEDDYVAHAHFQDRSLLSLSEEFSLLRRANMYLFNSLIEKELNRSGTASERQITVRALLYVIPGHIIHHVQIIKSRYL
- a CDS encoding hotdog fold thioesterase; protein product: MIWFTEFTPEQLNDRPANHMGAFLDIRFTEVTDDALTATMPVDERTHQPAGILHGGASVVLAETLGSVASYMCIDPQKYQAVGLEVNANHLRPVKSGLVTGICKPLHIGAKTHVWEIKIYNDKGKMNCISRLTVAVINKA
- a CDS encoding Crp/Fnr family transcriptional regulator, which translates into the protein MQNVLNTLKGIYPLKESHLNQLLDLMERVEVPKNHRIIHAESVEKSLFFIEKGIARAFCEGPENQITFWFGKEGDIVFSYNSYINGLPGYESVEVLEHSVLYEIKTAALATLFQKDVEFANWGRKLAEQELIKTEERLIARLFKTAAERYRELLNNDPALIQRIQLGYIASYLGVTQVTLSRIRAEVR
- a CDS encoding multidrug efflux SMR transporter; translated protein: MSWIILVIAGFFEVGFTTCLKLSNNFSNFRWSAAFFLCITLSFLLLNKAVQTLPMGTAYAVWTGIGAVGTVLVGIFFFDEPVNFWRIFFIASLIGSILGLKFLAGGH
- a CDS encoding DUF2911 domain-containing protein encodes the protein MKRLSFIAVLAMFTFVAEAQEPKFAPVDASPADIVYFPLNAAKAKDDSTPSIKIIYSRPTKKGREIFGVLEQFDKVWRVGANESTEIKFYKRVNIGGKSVKAGSYSLFAIPNQDKWTLIINKQTDRWGAFTYDQNKDVVRVDVPVKTLDKPLESFSITFTAQPQGTNMVLAWDRTLVELPIVIK